The Rana temporaria chromosome 13, aRanTem1.1, whole genome shotgun sequence genome has a window encoding:
- the TMEM62 gene encoding transmembrane protein 62 isoform X2: MIHLTLHTWAAPITTTGTEPGNVTLPLGKYSGWQKEGSFHYIHQTPFGNYSFICVDATLTPGPKRPYNFFGIIGKDQMQTLSTLAAESLHSNQSVWFGHYPTSTIVSSSPGIRAVMSSAVAYMCGHLHTLGGLAPVLHSQHQQGTLELELGDWMKNRRYRIFVFDHDLFSFIDLRHDEWPAILITNPKSVLYTNPAVEPLKRIQHSTHIRVLVFSPDPIISVKVFIDGIELGDAENSSGPLYVLEWSAEAYMTGLHEIKVQAKDAAERKQTRSHLFSLEDDVSVSFSLFPSLILLTDHHVVAQVLFIVIVLGQLLVLLVFRIRKKPKLRGPPGNFALASFSLHVLSKNSVFFYAIVLLTLFTAIGPWFIGEIIDGHMGVCFAFGVIVGGHFLDGSLTYVVGIMQMAFFNIPLTAYLCWCLLCRCKGHGFFSHLRHTRKIVYVPIHFFMFLLLVWQIYSCFFLLLTYGTLATFLSPMKLWLVVATLVLGRRVWVFNSPELRSYVIELKNCQST; this comes from the exons aaaatactcAGGATGGCAAAAAGAAGGTTCCTTTCATTATATTCACCAAACTCCATTTGGGAATTACTCCTTCATCTGTGTAGATGCCACTCTCACTCCAGGACCCAAAAGACCATACAACTTCTTTGGAATAATCGGGAAG GATCAGATGCAGACGTTGTCAACATTGGCTGCAGAGAGTCTACATAGCAATCAGTCTGTGTGGTTTGGTCACTACCCCACTTCAACAATTGTGTCTTCTTCCCCTGGTATCCGGGCAGTAATGAG TTCAGCTGTGGCATACATGTGTGGTCACCTGCACACTCTGGGAGGGCTGGCACCTGTCCTGCATAGTCAACATCAGCAGGGCACCCTGGAGCTGGAGCTTGGAGACTGGATGAAGAATAGGAG ATACCGGATATTTGTCTTCGATCATGACCTGTTCAGCTTCATAGACCTGCGACATGATGAGTGGCCTGCAATTCTCATTACTAACCCCAAATCTGTTTTGTATACAAACCCAGCAGTGGAGCCATTGAAGCGAATCCAGCACTCCACACACATCAG AGTGCTGGTATTTTCCCCGGATCCCATCATCTCTGTCAAGGTGTTCATAGATGGCATTGAACTGGGAGACGCCGAGAATTCCTCTGGTCCATTGTACGTGTTAGAGTGGAGTGCTGAAGCATATATGACTGGACTACATGAGATCAAAGTCCAAGCGAag GATGCTGCTGAGCGGAAACAAACCAGAAGCCATCTGTTCAGCTTAGAAGATGATGTTTCTGTCAGCTTCAGCCTGTTTCCATCTCTGATTCTCCTTACAGATCACCACGTTGTG GCACAGGTGCTATTTATTGTCATTGTACTGGGTCAACTCCTTGTACTTCTTGTTTTCAGAATAAGAAAGAAGCCAAAGCTGAGAG GACCCCCTGGAAATTTTGCACTGGCCTCTTTCTCTTTGCATGTACTAAGCAAGAACAGTGTTTTCTTCTATGCCATTGTACTGTTGACTCTTTTCACCGCCATAG GTCCTTGGTTTATTGGGGAAATTATAGATGGTCACATGGGAGTTTGCTTTGCCTTTGGCGTGATTGTTGGAGGACATTTCCTAGATGGAAGTCTCACATACGTTGTTGGAATAATGCAG atgGCGTTCTTTAATATTCCCCTGACTGCATACCTGTGCTGGTGTTTACTTTGTAGATGCAAGGGTCATGGTTTCTTTTCCCATCTGCGACACACTAGGAAGATTGTCTATGTGCCGATTCACTTCTTCATGTTCCTCCTTTTGGTCTGGCAGATCTATTCCTGCTTTTTCCTCTTATTGACTTATGGCACCTTAGCAACTTTCCTCTCTCCAATGAAGCTGTGGCTGGTGGTGGCTACGTTGGTCTTGGGCAGGAGAGTGTGGGTGTTCAACTCCCCAGAACTAAGGTCTTATGTCATTGAGCTGAAGAACTGCCAGAGCACTTGA